Part of the Poecilia reticulata strain Guanapo linkage group LG2, Guppy_female_1.0+MT, whole genome shotgun sequence genome is shown below.
TAAATATCCTAGCTTGCTATGACTCATAGTCTTAATTATTAGCTTAAGTTTTAGCCATAAGGCAATTTTTATACCCAtcattttaattctaaaatgtaagacttttctAACCTCCTTTCactattttctccactattttctccaagaaaaaaacaacatgagagCTACATCACAAGAAACTGCAGGCATCCGTATAGTAAATGGTAATAATCGTGAATGGACAATAGTAAAATCAGAAAGTCGTGTATAcctgcttatttaaaaaaaaaaaaagtactagaAAGCATGAGTGAGGAGGCTAATGTCTGCCaaagtttttgttgtaaaactaCAACAATcccagacacaaacacaacaaaggCCAGATGTAAATTACACAACTTTGTATGTAATATGttgaaaataccaaaaaaattaataaatgtaagCAGCAATTTAAGACAGTAAGGCCGAAACACAGTTACAGGGTGATGTAACAAGAAGATTAGGTCATCCATTAAAATCAATGCTTAAAATggttcagcattttttttttttatctttggctAGTTTTAGCAAAAAGCaaatagataaatatatatctatagCTCCTCATCTAAGGTTGTGTTCAGATACTTTCAAGCTTgattgaagataaaatcataattctatttttatgtgtaaaaatctgaaataaattaaagttgattCTAAACAAATGTAATCTAGTAATTGTGAACATTCAGAATCTATGTGGAACTGTTGCTTCCACACTAATGGCTATAATACTAATACTAATCTTTTTCCTGAAGGATGTGCTGCATTACTTCCTAAAYGCTCATGTTAAAAATTACTTATGTTCACCTTAGACGACCTTCGGCCACAGTTATATCATACATGAGTCCAATGTTCCTGATAGCACACGTCCAATAAAACACYACATAAATTATCTTGGATTTCATAATTATGACGGTGCCACACAAAAAATGATGCCAAAAAGGAGGAGCTTTATTCTTTAAATAGCTGTAGAATCAGAAGAAATCCTCAGTGNATTATCATCACTGAGAACGGTGTCTCTGAAAATGGGCCAGTTGATCTGAATGACGTTCACAGGAAATACTATTATGAACAGTACATCAACCAAGTGCTGAAAGGTATTAAAACAACTTCATGGCATATGGAGTATATTCAACCTAGAAACTTACATAAATTAAGATGTAGGACCAACTTGTGTGcttaaataaattttcttttttctgcagcttaTTTGCTTGATGATGTGAATGTCATTGGCTACACTGCTTGGTCTCTGCTGGACAACCTGGAATGGGCTGTTGGCTATACAGAGAGATTTGGACTTTTCTATGTCAATCGCACAGACCCTGATCTGCCTCGAACMCCCAAAGCCTCTGTGTCCTATTATTCCTCCATCATCAGCTGCAACGGGTTTCCTGACCCAGCAACTGGACCTCATGAGTGTTGGAACTCTAACCCTACAATTGCTGACCCCTAAGCCTGAAGGtaaacagattcagtttttttaaggtAAACTGATTGAGATGTTCTGATTTCAGGTCAGATCAAAAATTGTCTAGTCAAAATACTTAGTTGGACATATCTACTTTGAATTGAGATCAATTTTACTGTTCAAATTATACCAAGCAGTAGAMGTATGCAACTTTACTATCACAAGCAAGCTTATCAAATAATATGTTTTAAGAGTTTCAGAATGCATTGTTAATAATACAAAGTTTAGATTCACATTACTGTGAATGATTAATAAAGTGTCTATTTTTCTCCCTGAAGCAACAAAAGAGGCAATTCCTGGAATCAACAGTGTGAACTTCCTGGGTATGAGCCTCTCCTTTGAAGATGCCGTGACCAGACATTTGCTTTGCTGATTGTAGCACTTGCTGGAACAATTTGTGTGGCTGTTGGATTGTTTCTAGTAAAAAATGTGTtccaaaagaaaatttaattgagggaggaagagagatTCTGATTGCAGCTTGACTTCCACATTTAATGCAGATATGTATAATTTCCATATTGAAATTTAAAGGGCtgaattttgcaaaaacacaatcatcAACAGAGAATTTGGAGTTTTTGAACACTGTATGTTATATTTgttctatatttaaaataatataaatataatttatcttTGCAACCAAAGGTGCAGAGGAGAACTTATTGCTTACTGGGAAGTTAAGATGACTGGACCcagttttttccatttgcaCTATTTGTggtatttaaactatttttgttcctctttgtggtttttttgtgtgtgaaaaaatgttaagctaactgaaataaattactggTGAAACCCATGTCAACTGTGTGTAAAACTCTAGATTAGTTCTGCCTATTATATCGGTAGaatgtttttgcataatttgtGTCTTGTGAAACTTTTTACCACCATATAAAAAGCACTGATCAAGTCACTGTCATACTAACTTATTGTAACATCAAGAACCATTTATCTAATMTGTGTGAGACAAACTGGAAGAAAGCACAACATAAAAACCAACTAATATCTGATTTCTGCTACTTGTCCTATGAAGCTTCTGTTCAATAAACTTATTGCAACGCACCACACTGttcctgttttgattttgtacacaacctgttcccctcaattatattactttttcatttattttgagatAATGTCTGACTTTGTGCGGTTTKGgttctttttttactgctccATATCAGTTTGTCTCCCYCTGCTCCTCATACTTGCTTTCTTTATGAACAGCTCATAAGCTAATAgtactgaaaaaacaaatcccactgtttcaatctgtcattttttaatacaaaaaacaccaactaaGTTCCATTTCAATTACctaaataagaataatttcaAATTGAAGGATTGTAAGATGTAaatccagcagatggcagcaaatACAACTAGATTAGATGGCTGTCACCTGSTKTAAAGCMTCAAGAATTATTAGCTAGTCCCTTTACAGAGTTRTCTTAACTTTTAGGTCCCTGATTGTGGCTTAATGCTTTATCTGTGTTCCTGGACTATCTTTAGATAGTATTTAGTATTTAGACAGTAATTGTCTTAAAAATGTACACTCCTGCTACACAAGTGTTCTGGTTATYTTCCAAATGCAGRTAAAAGGGATAACAGAATGTTTGGAGCAATGGCRCAGAAACAACCCAAGAAGTTTatgatttaaggtgtaaagcaTGCATCAACTAAACTGAAGCTGTTTCTtattaacaataatttaattgtttaaatagCTATTATATTAGCAAATACTAACGGAAGCTATCTTTCAAATTGAAAACCTTAAACTAGTCCATTGGTCACACTGCAGTAACCCtaagttaacattttaataagYAWCTAGCAGCAGCACATTTTAGGTTCCTCAGACAACATTAGGATGTTATCAATTGGATGAGTCCAGAGTCTGAGTACATCATacaactgcaataaaatacTTATCAAACCCTAATTGTGCAACAATGATATGAGAGCAAAATGTTGTCTAAATAGCTTTGCGATCAGTTGACATTCAGACTGGTTTTCACGAGTCACAATGAACAGGTTGTGGTGGGTTGtgtgtctgtattttttatgtgtgaTTGGTGATTGGAGCAATCAAGTGAATGGAGAAGACGACTTTATGCTTCTTGCTGGCCCTCTGACTGAGAAGAATCACAGAACCTCCAGCAGTGAGGAAAATGTCTTTGACTGCAGTCATCCCATACCAGCAGCTTCCAAGCAGTATTTTAAGTACCTCCAGACCAAAGGAGTGACCCACTTCAAAGTGCCGCTGTCATGGGCAAAACTTCTTCCTATGGGCCTGACCAGCAAGCCTCAACAGGCTGTGAAAAGGTGTTACCATACCCTGCTGAAGAACCTGCAGGAGGAGGGCTTGCAGCCTCTCATCATTCTTCATGGATCAACAGTTCCAGAGTATTTGAGGTCCAGGTATGGAGGCTGGGAAAGTCAGCAGCTGCTAGACATGTTTCAGCAGTATGCTGAGTTTGCTTTGAGAGAATTTGGCCAAATGGCAAACTCATGGGTGACATTTAGTGACCTGGATGAGATTTTGCGTGAAGGACATGCTGTAGATGGTCACACTCCTCTCCAAAATATCCTTCAGCTCAACAAGAAGATTCATGAGTTTTATCATCAAAACTTTCCATATGAAGGTATGTGAACTCCAGTCCTTTCCTGCCTTGATTAATATTCTTTGtttgtacatatttatataatgttTTCTGGATTGAATTGTCAtttccagacattttaaattgcaaGCGGTtacaaatttgtaattttttttacttttactatgACTTAGATAGAACCCATCAAGAAAATTGTTTCAAAGTCAGCTGATATTGGCCGTACTGATATTACTTTACTGCTTAGCTGATAACACAGaatgtttttccatgttattaTCTCAGTAATCAGTCCATGTGAGTTGTATCAAGATCTCCTAAGCAGTCTTTCCAAAACAGCAATTTCAGCAGTGTAAATAATCATCAGCTAGAAAGATTAAATATATTACATGAAgtgttaatatgttttcttcctgtcatttttttctatgCAGGGAGACGTCTATCATTTGGCCTGAATCCAAAACATGTGGATCAACTTTCCAATCTTAAAGCTTTCASAAACGTAAGCTTCTTCTGTATTTACAGTGCACATCAGGTCCCACTGCCTTAAACCAAAACGTAATCTCAAACAATGACAATATTACTCCTTTTTGCAATTCAATAGAACATAATCCAGCTAAGATTTATTGACTGCCATTGTGTGCACAAAACAGTACAATGAAAGTTAGCTGGCACTAATTCTCAAAGACCTAAAATTTATGGaataagtagatttaataaataaatattWttagaaaatggaagaagaatAATATATATTCAGCCAGTGTATTTATGTGTCCTGTGTCTGACAGTCAAAAGTCTCTTTGGGATCCTAACTTAAYTTGTGTGCCTCTTATCTGCCTGATGAATGGTGGAGAATTACGAGTTGGCTTAGGATGCTCTTCACCTGCTTATGCCTGTGGTTTCCAAGCCTGCTTCTCAGCACACTGTGCTGGATGTTTTAGATATCTCTCTATTCATGTACAGCTGATTCAAGTGACTGCATAGCATTCACAGCATGCCATCACGTTCTGCAAAAGCCTGACAATCATCCAAACATGTAGGTAATATGTGCAGTAGCAAGAAACATGTAGGACAATGGTCCCTGAGGACCccttaactttttattttgttaataatttgTAGCTTAAGTATTGAGCCTCAACTTTACAAAAGCCTTAATAGTTgccacaaaaaatgaaaagttttctgtATTAAATGCAGTCCATTCAGATTCTATGTGCATTATTCATTGGTCACAAACCAAAAACCTAAACTGACTTAAACCCATGGAGAACATAGAAAGCAGSCAATTAGTTTTTCATGGTAATTTGGTTATTTCCACTCagagaaagcaaacaaaaacaagcacatTCCTATTTGCCATCCCCAGAACAGTAAGTCTTAgtgtggtatttttatttttttgtattattggTGTGTGACAACTCTCATGTGTTATTGTATGTTTGGCACAGGTGGATTTCTTATCCGTGAATCTTGAATATAACTGTGCCTCCTCAAAGAGTTTTGCACAAGAGTTGAGAAACTTGAAGGTACTGCAAACATTCTAATGTTTTTAGGACCATCGTGGATTttcttgtttgcattttatcGTTATACAATTATACGATATAAAACTGAGCAATGTTGTGTTCTAGACATCTACTGGAAATTTGCCAATCTTGCTATATAAGATGCCAGTTCGTGACTGTATCCCAAGTGAACACCAGCTTCTTGGAGATTTATTACAAGGTAAGTATCACGCTGGTCAACACATTTTATAGCTTCTTTCTAAATCAACAATAGCATTAATTAAATTACTACTGTTGGATATTTTACAAAGGATGAGTGTTTAATCATTACCCTTGAACCTAAGCAATTATTAGGTAGAAAATAAAGAGTGTTCATAACATTCTTTCTGTGATGTTTGAAAGGACCAAACTTAATGGTTAAACTCTAAATACCTGCAATGTGGTAgttttttacagaacaaaaatgtaccttttaagtagtgtcattttataacaGTAACTAGTGCAAAATCAGCCTTATATTTATCAGTCAGTCAAGTTCTACAAGGAAGACAATTTGAAAGGTGGGGAAAAGCTTTGGAGCATTACAGCCAGGCCAGTAAATATTTATKGCTTAAGTTATGATTGTTGCAGgataataaaaactgattagATTACATTGAGGTGAAAGTCTTATTGCTAAACTTGAACAGATTACTCTTAAATTGGGCATTTGAAGAAAGGACTCCATAATAATGCcatatgtcaaaaatatttctgtcctTTCATTTCTCCTGTATTGTGATAGTTTTATGGAGCAACAGTCTGAATATTATGGGATGTGACATGAAGAATGTGTTGGATGAGTTGGACATGCAGGATTCTCCAGTCAGGTAGCacattttttacagatttatatgGTTTGATCTTTTCCCTTATAATTTCAATAGTTTCCATTCCTTTACCCAAAACTTctcatttccaaatatttcatCAGCAGACCCGAATTCAAGAAgagtcataaaaacatcttgCATAAATTTGGAGACCAAGCCAGCGATGATAAAGATCTGTTCCTCACTAAAGCCTTTCCCCTGGGCTTCCAATGGGCAACGTCATCAGAATCTTTCAAGGTTGAAGGTGGTTGGTTGGAAGGGGGAAAAGGAGAGACTATTTGGGATCGGTTTGGTCATGAAGGTCAAGCTTTTGCAAATCACACTGCTGATCTTGCTTGTGACAGTTACAACAAAGTTGATATAGATGTCTACCTCCTGCGAGGTCTTGGAGTCAACACCTACCAGTTCTCCATTTCCTGGGCCCGTATATTCCCCTCAGGYTACAAAGACAGCCTGAAGGAAGAAGGAGCTCTCTACTATGACAATCTGATCAATGCTCTTATTGAATCTGGCATACAGCCTGTYGCCACTATCTACCATTGGGATCTRCCTCAGGCTCTCCAAGACAATGGTGGATGGACCAACYCTTCCATTGTTGCAGYTTACACAGACTATGCAGCCTTCTGCTTCCATAGATATGGAAACAGGGTCAAGAGCTGGAACACATTCAGTAGTCCCTGGGTGGTGAGCCATGCTGGATATGGCACTGGTGANNNNNNNNNNNNNNNNNNNNNNNNNNNNNNNNNNNNNNNNNNNNNNNNNNNNNNNNNNNNNNNNNNNNNNNNNNNNNNNNNNNNNNNNNNNNNNNNNNNNNNNNNNNNNNNNNNNNNNNNNNNNNNNNNNNNNNNNNNNNNNNNNNNNNNNNNNNNNNNNNNNNNNNNNNNNNNNNNNNNNNNNNNNNNNNNNNNNNNNNNNNNNNNNNNNNNNNNNNNNNNNNNNNNNNNNNNNNNNNNNNNNNNNNNNNNNNNNNNNNNNNNNNNNNNNNNNNNNNNNNNNNNNNNNNNNNNNNNNNNNNNNNNNNNNNNNNNNNNNNNNNNNNNNNNNNNNNNNNNNNNNNNNNNNNNNNNNNNNNNNNNNNNNNNNNNNNNNNNNNNNNNNNNNNNNNNNNNNNNNNNNNNNNNNNNNNNNNNNNNNNNNNNNNNNNNNNNNNNNNNNNNNNNNNNNNNNNNNNNNNNNNNNNNNNNNNNNNNNNNNNNNNNNNNNNNNNNNNNNNNNNNNNNNNNNNNNNNNNNNNNNNNNNNNNNNNNNNNNNNNNNNNNNNNNNNNNNNNNNNNNNNNNNNNNNNNNNNNNNNNNNNNNNNNNNNNNNNNNNNNNNNNNNNNNNNNNNNNNNNNNNNNNNNNNNNNNNNNNNNNNNNNNNNNNNNNNNNNNNNNNNNNcacattaaaacaaattatctaGCCGTTAACAATGTGCCCATTTACATAACTGGGAATGGCATGCCAACAGATGACAGTGGAGACACCCTGAATGATGTTAGTAGAATTGCGTACATGAGAGGTTACATCAGTGAGGCCCTAAAAGGTTTGTGTCTATCTTTTCTTTAATACTTGGCATCTGCTTAGCTGAAATAAaccataaatacatttttaatattgtcttctgtttcattttacaGCCATTGAACTCGATAAAGTGGATGTGCAGCGATTCACAGTGCAATCACTTATGGATGGATTTGAGGGAAATAAAGGGTACAGTGAAAGATTCGGACTTCACCAGGTTAATTTTGTAGATGGATACAGACCAAGAACACCAAAACAATCAGCATATTTCTTTGCTCAGATCATTGAGCAAAAtggttttgtttcacaaaaacaagatCATTTTGAAGGTGTGAAAATATCACCACCTCGCCGCTCCACCCCACTGCCACCCTCAGACGTCCCATCAGCATCAAAAGTTGTCTGGGAAAAATTTACgccacagaaaaagtttgacaGACAAATGTATCACTATGGCAATTTCTCACAAGACTTCTTATGGGGCGTCTCATCTTCAGCTTACCAGATTGAGGGTGGATGGAATGCGGAGGGGAAAGGACCCAGTGTATGGGATACATTTACTCAGAAGCCAGGTAGTGGTATTCCTGAAGATGCAAATGGCAATGAAGCCTGTGACAGTTACAAAAGACTTGATGAAGACATTTATATGCTGCAAGCACTGAAGGTGAAGACCTACAGATTTTCTTTGTCATGGTCCAGAATCTTTCCCAATGGTAGACGTGCATCCCTGAACCAAAAGGGTGTTGACTACTATAACAGACTAATTGATGGTCTCTTAGTTAAGAAAATCACCCCAATGGTCACCATGTATCACTGGGAYCTCCCACAAGCTCTACAAGACATTGGTGGCTGGCAGAATGTAGAGAtgattgacatttttaatgattatagTGACTTCTGCTTTGCCACCTTTGGTGACAGAGTAAAATTCTGGATGACCATGAATGACCCTCAAGGACTTGCATGGCTAGGATATGGAACTGGACAAATCCCTCCAAACATTAAGGAGCCAGGAACAGCACCATACCAAGTTGCACATAACTTAATAAAAGCTCACGCTACAGCATACCACACATATGATGAGAAATACCGCGCTTCTCAAAGAGGTATGATTTCCATTGCCCTCAATGCTGAATGGGTTGAACCTAAAGATATCAATGTTCCTCGTGATCTTGTTGCTGCTGACCGTGCAATGCAGTTCCATGTGGGTTGGTTTGCCCACCCGATTTTCAAGAATGGGGAYTATCCAGAGGCCATGAAAGCCCAAGTTTTAGTCAAAAGTGAACTCCAAAGTCTTTCGCAATCAAGACTCCCTTCTTTCACAGATGAGGAAAAGAACTTGATYAAAGGAACTGCTGATATGTTTTGTGTGAATCACTACACCACAAGGWTAGTAACCCATATCACAGGTCTGCTGTCTCCACATTCCTATCAAAATGACTGGGACTTCACAGAGGAACAAGAAAGTGGTTCACCAGCTACAGCCATCAAAAACCAGAGAGCTGTATCATGGGGCCTACGGAGACTCTTGAATTGGATCATGAAAGAGTATGGAGACCCTGAAATTTACATAACTGATAATGGTGGGGCTACAACAGCAAAAACCTCTTGGGATGACATTGACAGAGTGTTGTTTTACAAGACTTACATCAATGAAGCTCTTAAAGGTACCTTATTATAATMAAATGCTTTGGATAACATTTTGAAGCTGACATACTGTACTTGATTCTAGTCTTGatcattcatttatatttgtgtttctcaTAATTACAGCTTATGAACTAGACGGAGTAATGCTAAAAGGCTACACAGCAACATCTCTCATGGACTCCTTTGAGTGGTTAAATGGCTATACAGTTGGCTTTGGGTTCTACCATGTCGACTTTACTGACCCAAACAGACCAAGAACACCCAAGTTGTCAGCTCATTTTTACTTTCAACTTATGAAAGACAATGGTTTCCCCATAACAGAAGATGAGAAGATGCTGTATGGAGAGTTCCCTCAGGATTTCCTTTGGAGTAGTGCCACGGCAGCTTACCAGGTAAGATGAGAGAACCCAAATTTATTTGTCTTGAAAKaatttttttgcctttgtttaTTGTTCTTCCTTTACTGTTTTTAGATTGAGGGTGGATGGAGAGCTGATGGAAAAAGTCTCAGCATCTGGGATAAATTTGCTCACACGCCACTCAAAATCTTTGACAGTGACAATGGGGACATTGCTTGTGACAGTTACAATAAAATAGATGAAGACATTGCAATATTGAAGCAACTTGGCGTTAACCATTATCGTTTCTCTATATCCTGGACGCGGGTACTTCCTGATGGCACAACAAATCACATCAACGAGGTTGGATTTCGCTACTATRACAGATTGGTGGATGCGCTGCTTGCTGCAAACATACAGCCGCATGTAAGTTTAGCTTGTCTTTGCTCCTCAATATAGAGTWTACAACAAGTACATCCAAATACTCAaaagtgtttgtcttttctttcagGTAACTTTGTACCACTGGGATCTTCCACAAGCTCTGCAGAATGTGGGAGGTTGGGAGAATGACACTATTGTYCAAMGATTCAGGGATTATGCTGACGTTATGTTCAGTCGTCTTGGAGATAGAGTGAAACTTTGGATCACCATTAATGAGCCCTATAACGTAGCAATGATTGGACATGGATACGGAGTAGCCGCCCCAGGTATGCTTTACTTGCAATGAAccctaacaaaataaaaaatattttgtggtgGTAAGGAGTAAGGAAATGTGATTTAGACAAAAACGCCAAAGAAAGGAAGACTAACTGCATCTAACCCAGATTGTGTTTTCAGGTATTAGTTTCCGTCCAGGTACTCTTCCCTACATCGTTGCTCATAACCTTATCAAAGCTCATGCTGAAGCATGGCACCTTTACAATGACAAATATCGGGGTAGACAGAATGGAAAAGTCTCTATCACTATCAACTCTGACTGGTCAGAGCCCAGAAACCCCTATAAGCAAGAGGACATTGACGCAGCAAGACGTATAATACAGGTAAAYCAAGTCCTGTcacattcttcacaaaatattattgttcTTCAGTTTTGAGACATTGATGATTTGTGCCTCTTTGTSCAGTTCTACATTGGGTGGTTTGCCCATCCCATATTTAATGGTGACTACAGTGAAATGATGAAGACAATCATTCGGGAACGCAGTCTTGCAGCTGGATTGACTAAATCACGgtaccacaaaaaaacaacaacaaaaaactactGTTATCAGCTCTGCTagatatattcttttttttacacctttagTGTTTGCCTGACCACAcaccttttttaattttcagcaaCCTGTGATTTTGAAAAGCTGGTTTGTGTTRTATGTTCCACGGGATTCCSTTTTCCcatttggtttaaattgaagctaaaactttagAGAACYAATTTTCYACCWaaattaaattcaattttatATTATCCAGGCTACCTGAATTTACCCCAGAGGAAATAAAGAGAATTAAGGGGACCCATGATTATTTTGGATTCAACCATTACACCACTGTCCTGGCATTCCCTGTTGAGTATGGAAATCTTCAGCATTATGATGCAGATAGGTGAGTAAGAACTTACACATAGCAATTGAGAAYGTGTattgaatatgttttaaaatKGWAATAAACACATGAGTTCTGGACTATCCATAGGGGTGCAGGGACATATGTTGATCGTTCCTGGCTagattctggttctggctgGCTGAAGATCACGCCATTTGGGTTGCGCAGAATATTGAACTTTATTAAGGAGGAATATGGAAATCCTACGATTATCATCACTGAGAATGGGGTCTCAGAGCGTGGGCCCACAGATCTTAAAGACTCTCACAGGAgttacttttatgaaaaatatattaaccAAGTACTGAAAggtattaaaagaaattaattgaaCATACTATGTTTTCTATGAYggacaaaattaaaaaatgaattatttctatcatgaaaagattaattatgtttttccagCTTACCGGCTTGATAATGTGGATGTCCGTGGCTACACAGCATGGTCACTCATGGACAACCTGGAGTGGGCCACTGGCTTCTCAGAGAGATTTGGACTTTTCTATGTCAATCGCTCTGATCCCAATGTGCCTCGAGTGGCCAAGGAATCTGTGTCTTTCTTCTCCACCATCATCAACTGCAATGGGTTTCCCGACCCTGCATCAGGACCTCACGATTGTTTGAAGCCCAAACCTGAAGGTAACAGTAGAAGATtataaacattttggaaataaagataCGTTTTTTATAACCGTGTGAAAAATAGTTTCAATTTTAcctaaaacttgtttttttcagcaacaaatgcTCCAGAAAATGACAATTCAGTGAACTTTCTGGGTCTGAAGCTCTCCGCTGAAGAAGCTGAAACCGGACTTAACACTACATTTGCTCTGCTGCTTGTGGCAGCAACTGGAGCCATTTGTTTGTCCATCGGTTGCTTTGTCACTAAAagatgttcaaaataaaatgagaaagttGAAATTGTACCTGTAGCTACCATTCAGGCATTTATCTTAGCATTTAAGTGGATATTTGTAAAGTATACATAAAAAACCAGAATCAACAAACATGTAATATTGCAGCTAAAACTGTATGTTTTGGATGATTCACTTATTTTAATTCACTGGGCTTTTTACAACATAAGTaaactgatattaaaatgtttttgtatttaaatgtttatatagCTAGAAGTGTGATAAAGTGTTTTGAGACATTCAACTAGAGTGTTCAAATATGAcatctttaattaaaatatgtaacatttaataaagacaaaaaagacgGTTATGGTGTTCTATAGTTATTGTGCttcctttaatttattttgctgcaaaaaaGATGCATGTTGCTATGCAACAAGTGGGAAGCTAGGTATCATATATATCATTATGCTAGATGATCAACATTTagcaatgttcattttatacTCCAGTAATAGTGGGTGATACGGATATAACTGTTGTGAAGTTCATGTCTTTTTGTTAGTAGTTTTAGTCATCCTggctgttattttttaaagcactaaCACAggcaaaatatgaatacatataatcacatttttcaaaacttgaaaatgtaaacatttcagtggaacaaa
Proteins encoded:
- the LOC103461729 gene encoding lactase-phlorizin hydrolase, whose amino-acid sequence is MLLAGPLTEKNHRTSSSEENVFDCSHPIPAASKQYFKYLQTKGVTHFKVPLSWAKLLPMGLTSKPQQAVKRCYHTLLKNLQEEGLQPLIILHGSTVPEYLRSRYGGWESQQLLDMFQQYAEFALREFGQMANSWVTFSDLDEILREGHAVDGHTPLQNILQLNKKIHEFYHQNFPYEGRRLSFGLNPKHVDQLSNLKAFXNVDFLSVNLEYNCASSKSFAQELRNLKTSTGNLPILLYKMPVRDCIPSEHQLLGDLLQVLWSNSLNIMGCDMKNVLDELDMQDSPVSRPEFKKSHKNILHKFGDQASDDKDLFLTKAFPLGFQWATSSESFKVEGGWLEGGKGETIWDRFGHEGQAFANHTADLACDSYNKVDIDVYLLRGLGVNTYQFSISWARIFPSGYKDSLKEEGALYYDNLINALIESGIQPVATIYHWDLPQALQDNGGWTNXSIVAXYTDYAAFCFHRYGNRVKSWNTFSSPWVVSHAGYGTETNYLAVNNVPIYITGNGMPTDDSGDTLNDVSRIAYMRGYISEALKAIELDKVDVQRFTVQSLMDGFEGNKGYSERFGLHQVNFVDGYRPRTPKQSAYFFAQIIEQNGFVSQKQDHFEGVKISPPRRSTPLPPSDVPSASKVVWEKFTPQKKFDRQMYHYGNFSQDFLWGVSSSAYQIEGGWNAEGKGPSVWDTFTQKPGSGIPEDANGNEACDSYKRLDEDIYMLQALKVKTYRFSLSWSRIFPNGRRASLNQKGVDYYNRLIDGLLVKKITPMVTMYHWDLPQALQDIGGWQNVEMIDIFNDYSDFCFATFGDRVKFWMTMNDPQGLAWLGYGTGQIPPNIKEPGTAPYQVAHNLIKAHATAYHTYDEKYRASQRGMISIALNAEWVEPKDINVPRDLVAADRAMQFHVGWFAHPIFKNGDYPEAMKAQVLVKSELQSLSQSRLPSFTDEEKNLIKGTADMFCVNHYTTRJVTHITGLLSPHSYQNDWDFTEEQESGSPATAIKNQRAVSWGLRRLLNWIMKEYGDPEIYITDNGGATTAKTSWDDIDRVLFYKTYINEALKAYELDGVMLKGYTATSLMDSFEWLNGYTVGFGFYHVDFTDPNRPRTPKLSAHFYFQLMKDNGFPITEDEKMLYGEFPQDFLWSSATAAYQIEGGWRADGKSLSIWDKFAHTPLKIFDSDNGDIACDSYNKIDEDIAILKQLGVNHYRFSISWTRVLPDGTTNHINEVGFRYYBRLVDALLAANIQPHVTLYHWDLPQALQNVGGWENDTIVQRFRDYADVMFSRLGDRVKLWITINEPYNVAMIGHGYGVAAPGISFRPGTLPYIVAHNLIKAHAEAWHLYNDKYRGRQNGKVSITINSDWSEPRNPYKQEDIDAARRIIQFYIGWFAHPIFNGDYSEMMKTIIRERSLAAGLTKSRLPEFTPEEIKRIKGTHDYFGFNHYTTVLAFPVEYGNLQHYDADRGAGTYVDRSWLDSGSGWLKITPFGLRRILNFIKEEYGNPTIIITENGVSERGPTDLKDSHRSYFYEKYINQVLKAYRLDNVDVRGYTAWSLMDNLEWATGFSERFGLFYVNRSDPNVPRVAKESVSFFSTIINCNGFPDPASGPHDCLKPKPEATNAPENDNSVNFLGLKLSAEEAETGLNTTFALLLVAATGAICLSIGCFVTKRCSK